A window from Salvia miltiorrhiza cultivar Shanhuang (shh) chromosome 2, IMPLAD_Smil_shh, whole genome shotgun sequence encodes these proteins:
- the LOC131010308 gene encoding kinesin-like protein KIN-7E, with translation MASVCGDEMVEWENASAHEEKIYVAVRVRPLSDREISKNDLSDWECINNTTIIFKNTLQERSQLPSAYTFDRVFGVNSPTKHVYEEAAKKIALSVLSGINSTIFAYGQTGSGKTFTMCGITECAIADIYDYIHKHHERNFVLKFSAMEIYNEAVRDLLQSDGTPLRLLDDPERGTIVDKLTEVTLKDSHQLRELLSICEAQRRIGETNLNELSSRSHQILRLTVESEAVQYMGVPSSSTLTASVNFVDLAGSERASQTNSAGTRLKEGCHINRSLLSLGTVIRKLSKGRNAHIPYRDSKLTRILQNSLGGNARTAIICTMSPSHSHVEQSRNTLHFANCAKQVHTNAQVNVVMSEKALVKQLQKELARLESELKKIHSHSNPAPTALKEKELLIQKMDQQIKELINQRDLAQSRMENMLHHQTSRSWSHDGASWTDEYPASEASELMDPLRLDVVSQSGRYQPRIADQFPDNNEEQFLSGTMSPRICIDKYFGPDPCQGWEKMAQQNCTNSRNSLSRNSNSLSSVSSPRNLSSSPRHHLSTASSPRTRERLSGRSLASSDFIASDLSPKTDRTRNSVGRSLASSDFNASDLSPRTDRSRSSIGRSLASSDFNASDLSPRTDGSRHCIGRSLASSDLNASDLSPKTDRTRNCEAILASIMNASETPPILEKISGKKTLAALLRENSRRLSDAKIQSITDSLARQDSERFSDVKLHFISDSLSGEDSGRFSDATMQSVSDSLSRQDSGRLSDARRQSNNDALSRQNSSDVRKQSNSAVALTRQNSTRGKSMSIESHQPKTVKQQETNKVSSAAQGKAKKEKTAEESAGSKAKKEKAVEEGKSKKDRRSNGGEEIATPTKAKKEESDADWKVEFERRKREIIQLWDECHIPLVHRSYFYLLFKGDPSDAVYMEVEHRRLTFLKAGNKDAKDEVPSSPKALQREREMLSRRMLKKLTNKEREALFQKWGIEVKSKQRRLQLCRKLWTDTKDMDHVNESAAIVAKLAGLKEAGQAPKEMFGLTLVPKQTNSKSFSWRHPIPSII, from the exons ATGGCATCGGTTTGTGGAGATGAGATGGTGGAATGGGAGAATGCAAGTGCACATGAGGAGAAAATCTATGTTGCAGTGAGGGTTAGGCCTCTGAGTGATAGGGAAATCTCAAAGAATGATTTGTCGGATTGGGAGTGCATCAACAACACCACCATCATTTTCAAGAACACTCTTCAAGAACGTTCTCAACTTCCCAGTGCCTACACCTTCG ATAGAGTTTTTGGGGTTAACTCTCCAACAAAGCATGTCTACGAGGAAGCTGCCAAGAAGATTGCACTCTCTGTGCTCAGTGGGATAAACT CAACTATCTTCGCGTACGGCCAAACAGGCAGTGGAAAGACATTCACTATGTGTGGAATCACAGAATGTGCCATAGCTGATATATACGACTACATACACAAg CATCATGAGCGAAACTTCGTTCTAAAATTCTCTGCCATGGAGATCTACAATGAAGCAGTGAGGGACCTTCTGCAATCTGATGGCACTCCCCTTAGACTTCTTGATGATCCGGAG AGAGGGACTATAGTCGATAAGCTTACAGAGGTGACCTTAAAGGACTCGCACCAGCTAAGAGAGTTGTTATCTATTTGTGAAG CTCAAAGGCGAATAGGCGAGACTAATCTCAACGAACTCAGCTCTCGATCTCATCAAATTCTGCGCTTG ACTGTTGAAAGTGAAGCTGTTCAGTACATGGGAGTGCCAAGTTCTAGCACTTTAACAGCTTCAGTG AATTTTGTTGATCTGGCTGGGAGTGAACGTGCTTCTCAAACCAACTCAGCTGGAACACGGCTCAAGGAAGGGTGCCACATAAACCGCAGTCTACTATCCCTTGGAACTGTGATCCGAAAACTAAg CAAAGGAAGAAATGCGCACATCCCATACAGAGACTCGAAGCTGACGCGCATACTGCAGAACTCGCTGGGTGGGAACGCGAGGACTGCTATCATATGCACCATGAGCCCTTCCCACAGCCACGTGGAGCAGTCGAGGAACACCCTTCACTTTGCCAACTGCGCCAAGCAAGTTCACACCAACGCCCAAGTCAATGTGGTCATGTCCGAGAAGGCACTCGTCAAGCAGCTCCAGAAGGAATTAGCCAGGCTAGAGTCTGAGTTGAAGAAGATTCACTCCCACTCCAACCCCGCCCCAACTGCTCTCAAAGAGAAGGAACTTCTCATTCAAAAGATGGATCAACAGATAAAAGAGCTCATTAATCAACGCGATCTCGCTCAGTCTCGCATGGAGAATATGCTGCACCATCAAACCTCAAGATCTTGGAGTCACGACGGAGCTTCCTGGACTGATGAATATCCGGCCTCCGAAGCTTCCGAGCTCATGGATCCCCTCAGGTTGGACGTTGTGTCGCAGTCTGGCAGATACCAACCCAGGATTGCGGATCAGTTCCCCGACAACAACGAAGAGCAGTTCCTGTCCGGTACCATGTCACCCAGAATCTGCATCGACAAGTACTTCGGCCCCGATCCATGCCAAGGATGGGAGAAGATGGCTCAACAGAATTGCACCAATTCAAGAAACTCCCTCTCAAGAAACTCCAACTCCTTGTCAAGTGTTTCTTCGCCACGCAATCTCTCTTCTTCCCCACGCCATCACTTGTCCACTGCTTCCTCTCCACGCACCAGAGAGCGCCTCTCAG GGCGATCTCTTGCTTCCTCAGACTTTATTGCATCTGATCTGAGTCCAAAAACAGATAGGACCAGAAACAGTGTAGGCCGATCTCTTGCTTCCTCAGATTTCAATGCATCTGATCTGAGTCCAAGAACAGATAGGAGCAGAAGCAGTATAGGGCGATCTCTTGCTTCATCAGACTTCAATGCATCTGATCTGAGTCCAAGAACTGATGGGAGCAGACACTGTATAGGGCGATCTCTTGCTTCCTCGGACTTGAATGCATCTGATCTGAGTCCCAAAACAGATAGGACCAGAAACTGTGAAGCAATCCTGGCATCGATCATGAATGCGAGTGAAACACCACCGATTCTAGAGAAGATATCCGGTAAAAAGACACTGGCTGCTTTGCTCAGAGAGAACTCGCGGAGACTCTCTGATGCAAAGATACAGTCTATTACTGATTCTCTAGCCAGACAGGACTCGGAGAGGTTTTCCGACGTTAAGCTGCACTTCATTAGTGATTCTTTATCCGGAGAGGACTCCGGGAGGTTCTCCGATGCAACGATGCAATCTGTTAGTGATTCTCTATCCAGACAGGATTCCGGGAGGCTGTCTGATGCAAGAAGGCAGTCTAACAATGATGCTCTGTCTAGACAGAACTCATCCGATGTAAGAAAACAGTCGAATAGTGCTGTTGCTCTGACAAGACAAAACTCCACAAGGGGAAAATCTATGAGCATTGAGTCCCACCAACCTAAGACAGTGAAGCAACAGGAAACGAACAAGGTGAGTAGTGCTGCACAAGGCAAAGCTAAGAAGGAAAAGACAGCTGAAGAAAGTGCAGGTAGCAAAGCTAAGAAGGAAAAGGCAGTGGAAGAAGGTAAGAGTAAGAAGGATAGGAGGTCAAATGGCGGTGAAGAGATTGCTACACCTACTAAAGCTAAGAAGGAAGAAAGTGATGCAGATTGGAAGGTTGAGTTCGAAAGGCGGAAGCGAGAGATAATCCAACTCTGGGACGAATGCCACATCCCTCTTGTCCATAGGAGCTACTTTTACCTTCTCTTCAAAGGAGATCCATCAGATGCAGTCTACATGGAAGTAGAGCACCGCCGCCTCACCTTCCTCAAAGCTGGAAACAAAGACGCCAAAGATGAGGTCCCTTCAAG CCCAAAGGCTCTGCAACGCGAGCGCGAGATGCTGAGCAGGCGGATGCTGAAGAAGCTCACCAACAAGGAGAGGGAAGCTCTATTCCAAAAGTGGGGCATAGAGGTGAAATCAAAGCAGAGGAGGCTGCAGCTGTGCCGTAAGCTGTGGACTGATACCAAAGACATGGATCACGTGAACGAGAGCGCCGCAATCGTGGCCAAACTGGCTGGGCTCAAGGAAGCAGGGCAGGCCCCCAAAGAAATGTTTGGCCTCACCTTAGTCCCCAAACAGACCAACTCCAAGTCATTCAGCTGGAGGCATcccattccttccatcatctgA